Proteins encoded within one genomic window of Pedobacter africanus:
- a CDS encoding RagB/SusD family nutrient uptake outer membrane protein: MKRIFNFALLLWLSFSMMACKRDFLEVTPAGKLIATKTSDYDLLLNSLTLGNQFMTYTQAMGDEMAAIEPYFAGTTLQQQRSFKWENTIYEQNEDAPEVTYPTKALYIYNIVINEVLNSSGGSDVQKNALQAEALAGRAWTYFQLINFFAKPYAAATASSDPGFPIIDRANVTLNNFTRASVKEVYDFIIKDLQTAIPNLSATPIHRFRMSRPAAEALLGKVYLSMALYNEALPHLNTAMTDISNSTYPVRLYDYNVTFGTGGAFLPNSVIGPTLPNLYNYEESLYSRQTAGDWTSASNALLLSPATMSLYGSSDLRRNFMKNTPYPSGAAFPLGMVRKAGPFSPIIGMLVPDVYLMRAEVKARLNDLPGAKADVEALRVKRMPAVDAPVPGVTASDRVSMVKFILDERIREFSALGYRWFDMRRLSVDAEFQSTVKYSHTLYTSGGAVSSTFTLRPERLTFKIPPKVLAENPGMQDNP, translated from the coding sequence ATGAAAAGAATTTTCAATTTTGCTTTATTGCTATGGTTATCGTTTTCAATGATGGCCTGTAAGCGCGATTTTCTCGAAGTAACCCCTGCGGGTAAACTGATAGCCACTAAAACCTCAGACTATGATTTGCTGCTAAATAGCCTTACGCTTGGAAACCAATTTATGACTTACACACAGGCAATGGGTGATGAAATGGCAGCAATTGAACCTTATTTTGCTGGCACCACTTTGCAGCAACAGAGATCTTTTAAGTGGGAAAATACTATCTATGAACAAAATGAAGATGCTCCGGAAGTAACTTATCCTACCAAGGCACTGTACATATACAATATCGTGATTAACGAAGTGCTTAATTCTTCGGGCGGTAGTGATGTACAAAAAAATGCCTTACAAGCCGAAGCACTGGCAGGCCGGGCATGGACCTATTTTCAGCTTATTAATTTTTTCGCTAAACCCTATGCTGCAGCAACAGCTTCATCCGATCCAGGTTTTCCAATAATTGACAGGGCCAACGTGACATTAAATAATTTCACGAGAGCAAGTGTTAAAGAGGTTTATGATTTTATCATTAAAGATCTGCAAACAGCAATTCCCAACCTGAGCGCTACTCCTATTCACCGCTTTCGTATGTCGAGACCTGCTGCTGAGGCATTATTAGGCAAAGTTTACCTGTCTATGGCACTATATAACGAAGCGCTTCCGCACTTAAATACAGCGATGACAGATATCAGCAACTCAACCTACCCGGTCCGTCTTTATGATTACAACGTTACTTTCGGTACCGGAGGTGCGTTCTTGCCTAATTCTGTAATTGGCCCTACCTTACCTAATTTATATAATTATGAAGAAAGCTTATACTCAAGGCAAACCGCAGGAGATTGGACATCAGCATCAAATGCATTATTGTTATCTCCAGCTACAATGTCTCTATACGGTTCGTCAGATTTGCGTAGAAACTTTATGAAAAACACTCCATATCCAAGTGGGGCTGCTTTCCCTTTGGGAATGGTAAGAAAAGCCGGGCCATTTTCTCCAATTATCGGAATGCTGGTACCTGATGTATATCTGATGCGTGCAGAGGTTAAGGCCAGGTTAAACGATCTTCCGGGAGCGAAAGCCGATGTTGAGGCACTTAGAGTTAAAAGAATGCCTGCCGTTGATGCCCCGGTACCAGGTGTAACTGCTTCGGACAGGGTTTCTATGGTTAAATTTATTCTTGATGAACGCATCAGGGAATTTTCAGCCTTAGGATATCGTTGGTTTGATATGAGACGTTTATCTGTCGATGCTGAATTCCAGTCGACGGTAAAATACTCGCATACGCTGTATACAAGCGGTGGAGCGGTATCAAGTACCTTTACATTGAGGCCAGAACGGTTAACGTTTAAAATTCCACCTAAAGTTTTGGCGGAAAACCCGGGAATGCAGGATAACCCCTAA
- a CDS encoding TlpA disulfide reductase family protein: MKHIKVFLLLTLLGCATVNAQDRYQIDGVISGNVEGRTVHLLSGGNEGGRKLVDSTIIRGGKFQFKGTVERPGPFAVKIYQTADRSNFKENLVWIGRPYVPLFLSNETIRIEAVLDSIPLTALKTFGYDFSKVHVTGSRVNAGYMEYIQKMMSLLNAKKTFEAPYKAYLAKRPNAPVSEGLSAIKQIDSIDFLIKDFVKKFVNKYQDNPISVYAFREAIMSSNEGMFTTAEIDDLLAVFSSAIKATQYFKSTAAIANETKKYAVGKKFTDLDLVDAGYKQVKLSDYVGKGKYVLLDFWGPWCAPCRKEFPYVKDTYKRYHPEGLEIIAISVDNHKDRWPKAMQEENLPYQNLAYPKHPFDFKNEDAVKAYAYWAIPFYLLIAPDGTIVDRNAHGSYLDKKLIEIYGNKLSVNGK, from the coding sequence ATGAAGCATATTAAAGTATTTTTATTGTTAACGCTCTTAGGTTGCGCAACAGTGAATGCGCAGGATCGGTATCAAATAGATGGCGTTATATCTGGTAATGTTGAAGGTAGAACTGTTCACTTATTAAGCGGGGGGAACGAAGGAGGTAGGAAACTTGTGGATAGCACTATAATTAGGGGTGGTAAGTTCCAGTTTAAAGGAACCGTGGAAAGGCCTGGGCCTTTTGCGGTCAAAATTTATCAGACAGCTGACCGAAGTAATTTCAAAGAAAATCTGGTATGGATCGGCAGGCCATATGTGCCACTGTTCCTGAGTAACGAAACAATTCGAATTGAAGCAGTACTTGATAGCATCCCGCTGACAGCGCTTAAAACTTTTGGCTATGATTTTAGTAAAGTGCATGTTACAGGTTCCCGCGTGAATGCGGGGTACATGGAGTATATCCAGAAAATGATGAGTTTATTGAACGCAAAAAAGACATTTGAAGCTCCTTACAAAGCCTATCTGGCCAAAAGACCTAATGCTCCTGTGTCTGAAGGACTATCAGCCATAAAACAGATCGATTCAATAGATTTTTTGATAAAGGACTTTGTCAAAAAATTTGTGAACAAGTATCAGGATAACCCCATCTCGGTTTATGCATTCAGAGAAGCAATCATGTCCTCTAACGAAGGCATGTTCACTACAGCAGAAATAGACGATTTGCTGGCTGTTTTTTCTTCAGCAATTAAAGCTACTCAATATTTTAAGAGTACAGCAGCAATTGCCAATGAAACAAAAAAATATGCTGTAGGCAAAAAGTTTACTGATTTGGATTTGGTAGATGCCGGTTACAAGCAAGTGAAGCTTTCTGATTATGTTGGGAAGGGCAAATATGTGCTGCTTGATTTCTGGGGGCCGTGGTGTGCACCTTGCCGCAAAGAGTTTCCTTACGTAAAAGATACCTATAAGAGGTACCATCCGGAAGGACTGGAAATCATTGCTATCTCTGTCGATAACCACAAAGATAGATGGCCAAAGGCCATGCAGGAAGAGAACTTACCATACCAGAATCTTGCTTATCCAAAACATCCATTTGATTTCAAAAATGAAGATGCAGTGAAGGCATATGCTTATTGGGCAATTCCTTTTTATTTACTTATCGCTCCGGACGGAACCATTGTTGACCGAAATGCACATGGTTCATACCTGGACAAAAAGCTAATTGAGATTTATGGGAATAAGTTAAGTGTAAACGGCAAATAG
- a CDS encoding TlpA family protein disulfide reductase, with protein MKKKLIFAFTAILMSVIVFAQEAKTVIQAHAENESEAQKLIQKLYAETDGKKAELISAEIVKNIDTNPLWKGEAAKRDMYRVHPLYAYLNAEDFKGFKKLLAKLGDVTGTERIHFVSAGYVRRVVKKGIDLDFASELIQKERAWARRKMEEADAAKSDRAFGYAMFTADYAELLYRRGEKDKALELYKEAMQYNQHRKDADLTNAYLAVATEFLSQKELKEELEKLVENGMTTAEIITRLKTIYVDRKGNEIGFDHYFAAFNKDKVKEKMESLRKTMLDETAPVFNLKDLNGNTVNLADLKGRTVILDFWATWCGPCKASFPAMQAMVNKYKNDPNVQFLFIDTYERGDAKEKNARDYITGQKFTFRVLMDNTDQVAKDYKAKNIPAKFVIDKNGKLRFRAAGFSSDADLMEEIEAMVELVK; from the coding sequence ATGAAGAAGAAACTAATATTTGCCTTCACGGCTATATTAATGTCTGTTATTGTTTTTGCCCAGGAGGCAAAAACAGTAATTCAGGCACATGCTGAAAATGAATCTGAGGCACAAAAGCTTATCCAAAAGTTGTATGCTGAAACGGACGGGAAAAAAGCAGAATTGATTTCTGCTGAAATTGTGAAAAACATAGACACCAATCCTTTATGGAAAGGGGAAGCAGCTAAACGTGATATGTATCGCGTGCATCCATTATATGCGTATCTGAATGCAGAGGACTTTAAAGGCTTCAAAAAACTGTTGGCTAAATTAGGTGATGTTACCGGAACAGAAAGGATACACTTTGTTTCTGCCGGATATGTACGCCGGGTAGTAAAAAAAGGAATTGATCTGGATTTCGCCAGCGAGTTGATCCAGAAAGAACGGGCCTGGGCAAGAAGAAAGATGGAAGAAGCCGATGCCGCAAAGTCGGATAGGGCATTTGGCTATGCGATGTTTACCGCGGATTACGCAGAACTGCTGTATCGGAGGGGAGAAAAAGATAAGGCCCTTGAACTTTATAAAGAGGCAATGCAGTACAACCAGCATCGGAAAGATGCGGACCTTACCAATGCCTATTTAGCCGTGGCTACTGAATTCCTTTCACAAAAGGAACTGAAAGAAGAATTAGAAAAGTTAGTGGAAAACGGTATGACCACTGCTGAAATCATAACCAGATTAAAGACCATATATGTGGACCGAAAAGGTAATGAGATTGGTTTTGATCACTATTTCGCAGCTTTCAACAAGGATAAGGTCAAAGAGAAAATGGAATCGCTACGAAAAACTATGTTAGACGAAACAGCTCCGGTTTTTAACCTTAAAGATCTGAACGGAAATACAGTAAACCTGGCAGATTTAAAAGGCAGGACTGTAATACTCGACTTTTGGGCAACCTGGTGCGGACCTTGCAAAGCGTCTTTTCCAGCCATGCAAGCCATGGTCAACAAATATAAAAACGACCCCAATGTTCAGTTCCTGTTTATCGATACCTATGAACGTGGTGACGCTAAAGAGAAGAATGCCAGAGATTATATTACAGGGCAGAAATTCACGTTCAGGGTGCTGATGGATAATACTGACCAGGTGGCCAAGGATTACAAAGCAAAAAATATTCCCGCAAAGTTCGTCATTGATAAGAATGGAAAACTACGCTTTAGAGCAGCAGGTTTCAGCTCCGATGCCGACCTGATGGAAGAAATAGAGGCAATGGTTGAACTTGTTAAATAA